One genomic window of Polyangiaceae bacterium includes the following:
- a CDS encoding D-alanine--D-alanine ligase, producing MTSRIAVVCGGPSSEAAVSRASGRGVQAALIKAGYEAELLELGRELPAALLAGHFDAVFPTTHGPLGEDGCLQGLLEVLGVPYVGSGVLGSATAASKPAAKRCFREAGLPVAPERVVKQSELEALDCDAVIAELGPAVVVKPSGGGSSIGVQRLAEGSDGAALREALQRSFEVDSEALIERFVTGLEVTCGVLEGDAGPVAFSPTLIHSNAAEWYDFKSRYGTGGSRHECPAPLPLARLGRIQSVAVAAFKSVSARDLGRMDFVVPADPDVDVTLLEVNTLPGMTATSLYPEAAGVAGIDFPELCRRLVERAKSRPARYVPEEVPLPD from the coding sequence GTGACGTCACGCATCGCGGTCGTGTGCGGTGGCCCTTCGAGTGAAGCTGCGGTGAGCCGTGCGTCGGGGCGCGGTGTTCAGGCGGCGCTGATCAAGGCGGGCTACGAGGCCGAGCTTTTGGAGCTGGGGCGTGAGCTACCCGCAGCGCTGCTCGCCGGCCATTTCGACGCGGTGTTCCCGACCACGCACGGTCCGCTGGGGGAGGACGGCTGCCTGCAAGGGCTGCTCGAGGTGCTGGGCGTGCCCTACGTGGGCTCCGGAGTGCTCGGAAGCGCCACCGCGGCGAGCAAGCCTGCTGCCAAGCGCTGTTTCCGCGAGGCAGGGCTACCGGTTGCGCCAGAGCGCGTGGTGAAGCAGAGCGAGCTCGAGGCGCTCGACTGTGACGCGGTGATCGCGGAGCTTGGACCCGCCGTGGTGGTCAAGCCGTCGGGCGGCGGCTCCTCGATCGGTGTGCAACGGCTCGCGGAAGGCAGCGACGGCGCGGCTTTGCGCGAAGCCTTGCAGCGCTCCTTCGAAGTCGACTCCGAGGCGCTGATCGAGCGCTTCGTTACCGGGCTTGAAGTGACCTGTGGCGTGCTCGAGGGCGACGCCGGTCCGGTGGCTTTCTCCCCGACGCTGATCCACAGTAACGCCGCGGAGTGGTACGACTTCAAGTCGCGCTACGGTACCGGTGGCAGCCGCCACGAGTGCCCAGCTCCATTGCCTCTCGCGCGCCTCGGCCGCATCCAGAGCGTTGCCGTTGCGGCGTTTAAGTCTGTTTCCGCGCGGGACCTTGGGCGCATGGATTTCGTGGTGCCCGCGGACCCCGACGTCGACGTCACGCTGCTCGAGGTGAACACGCTACCTGGGATGACCGCCACGAGCCTCTACCCGGAGGCCGCGGGTGTTGCCGGTATCGATTTCCCAGAACTCTGCCGGCGCCTCGTGGAGCGCGCCAAGTCGCGGCCAGCGCGCTACGTGCCTGAAGAAGTGCCGCTGCCGGATTGA